One genomic window of Prosthecobacter algae includes the following:
- a CDS encoding YdeI/OmpD-associated family protein: MDCRRSRTTDPEKWIATCPEGSKAVCEELRELIFRWEPDLKESINSNMLCYSLKKRVCGISGFKDHAQLTFYRGSDLPDPMRLFNHGLENASIHSIDLPHGLEGLNQRALRKLLHAAVLLDAEPSQRKPPAPPREEWPMPEVLAARLKKNKAAAAFYDQLKPTYQREYKVWVGTAKQPETIAKRLDETLRALAAGKKWAQRKEAC, translated from the coding sequence ATGGACTGCCGCCGCTCCCGCACCACTGACCCCGAAAAATGGATCGCCACCTGCCCGGAGGGTTCCAAAGCCGTGTGCGAAGAATTACGCGAACTGATTTTTCGTTGGGAGCCAGACCTCAAGGAATCCATCAATTCGAACATGCTTTGCTACAGTCTGAAGAAACGGGTCTGCGGCATCAGCGGGTTTAAGGATCACGCCCAGCTCACCTTTTATCGGGGCAGCGATTTGCCCGACCCGATGCGACTGTTTAATCATGGCCTGGAGAATGCCTCCATCCACAGCATTGACCTACCTCACGGATTGGAGGGGCTGAACCAGCGGGCCCTTCGTAAGCTGCTCCACGCCGCCGTGCTGCTGGATGCCGAGCCGTCGCAGCGCAAACCCCCTGCTCCCCCACGCGAAGAATGGCCGATGCCAGAGGTGCTGGCCGCCAGGCTGAAAAAGAACAAGGCCGCCGCCGCGTTTTATGACCAACTAAAGCCGACCTACCAGCGCGAATACAAGGTGTGGGTCGGCACGGCGAAACAGCCTGAGACCATCGCCAAACGCCTGGATGAAACCCTGCGCGCACTCGCTGCAGGAAAGAAATGGGCGCAAAGGAAAGAAGCCTGCTAA
- a CDS encoding MFS transporter, with protein sequence MPYRTAPVATSKMPPGIPFIIGNEAAERFSFYGMKAILFVFMTTALLNHAGAPDLMGEAEATKWLHIYVAAVYLTPLLGGLLADIWLGKYRAIILLSLLCCLGHLVLYLDNTRQGLFWGLTLVALGAGGMKPCVASHVGDQFGTSNARLLPRIYYWFYFAINVGSFLSILLTPWLRHHHGVHVAFAVPGLFMALATFIFWLGRHQFAHIPPEPREFLDELRKPQVLRSLVGLLGIYLFIAMFWSLFDQTASRWVSQASRMDLNLLGVTVLPDQLQSVNPAFIMLLIPIFSLVIYPLLGRLMAVTPLRKIGLGFALAAASFMIPAWVEAWILAGEKPSIWWQVLAYFLLTGAEVMISITALEFSYTQAPARLKSFIMGLFYASVFLGNVFTAAVNWSIEKTGLASNLNGPAYYWFFVKCMAVTTVLFVFVVRFYQGRTYLQEEKTTPQVLM encoded by the coding sequence ATGCCCTACCGCACTGCTCCCGTCGCCACCTCCAAGATGCCTCCAGGCATTCCTTTCATCATCGGGAATGAGGCCGCAGAGCGCTTCAGTTTCTACGGCATGAAGGCGATTCTTTTCGTCTTCATGACCACAGCTCTGCTGAATCACGCGGGTGCGCCTGACCTGATGGGTGAGGCCGAAGCCACCAAGTGGCTCCACATCTACGTTGCTGCCGTGTATCTCACCCCTCTTTTGGGAGGTTTATTAGCAGATATTTGGTTAGGCAAATATCGCGCCATCATCCTCCTGTCACTTCTCTGTTGTCTGGGTCATTTGGTCCTGTATCTGGACAATACTCGCCAGGGTCTCTTTTGGGGCCTCACCTTGGTGGCTTTAGGCGCGGGCGGCATGAAGCCCTGCGTTGCTTCGCATGTTGGGGATCAGTTCGGAACCAGTAATGCTCGGTTACTGCCACGCATATACTACTGGTTTTACTTTGCGATCAACGTCGGTTCGTTTCTCTCCATCTTACTCACTCCATGGTTGAGACACCATCATGGCGTGCATGTGGCCTTCGCTGTTCCAGGTCTCTTCATGGCGTTGGCGACGTTTATTTTTTGGCTGGGGCGTCATCAGTTTGCCCATATTCCGCCGGAGCCGCGCGAGTTTCTGGACGAACTCCGCAAGCCTCAGGTGCTGAGATCATTGGTGGGGCTACTGGGCATCTACCTTTTCATCGCCATGTTCTGGTCTTTGTTCGACCAAACCGCCTCTCGGTGGGTTTCTCAAGCCTCTCGCATGGATCTCAATCTGCTCGGGGTGACGGTGCTGCCCGACCAGTTACAAAGCGTGAACCCCGCCTTCATCATGCTTCTGATTCCCATCTTTTCTCTGGTGATCTATCCGTTGCTGGGTCGGCTAATGGCGGTGACTCCGTTGCGAAAAATCGGTCTTGGGTTTGCCTTAGCCGCCGCTTCTTTTATGATTCCTGCCTGGGTGGAAGCCTGGATCTTAGCGGGTGAAAAACCTTCCATCTGGTGGCAGGTGCTCGCTTACTTTCTCCTCACAGGCGCGGAGGTGATGATCTCCATCACAGCACTGGAGTTCAGCTACACGCAGGCCCCTGCACGTTTAAAGTCATTCATCATGGGTCTCTTTTACGCGAGCGTCTTTCTGGGCAATGTCTTCACCGCAGCCGTCAATTGGTCCATTGAGAAAACGGGACTGGCCAGCAACCTAAACGGGCCTGCCTACTACTGGTTCTTTGTGAAATGCATGGCTGTCACGACTGTGCTATTTGTCTTTGTCGTTAGGTTTTATCAGGGAAGGACTTATTTGCAGGAGGAGAAAACCACACCCCAGGTGCTCATGTGA
- a CDS encoding HAD-IIIA family hydrolase, with the protein MSRPAVFFDRDGVVNLSPGAGYVLRWADFHFSPGIVEALAFCRTRGYATVLATSQQGVGKGLMSQATLDDIHARMQVELALHDAAFDGIYACTCLSKDPACTCRKPSAEMLLRAAQEHDLDFSRSFMIGDADRDIEMGMNAGVSVTIRIESENPHLVSATHTLPDTRGLKALLETLL; encoded by the coding sequence ATGAGCCGCCCGGCTGTTTTTTTTGACCGCGATGGAGTCGTAAATCTTTCCCCAGGCGCCGGATACGTCCTCCGCTGGGCAGATTTTCATTTCAGCCCAGGCATTGTCGAGGCATTGGCCTTTTGCCGAACTCGTGGTTATGCCACCGTTTTAGCCACCAGCCAGCAGGGCGTGGGTAAGGGGCTCATGTCCCAGGCCACGCTGGATGACATCCACGCCCGCATGCAGGTAGAACTGGCTCTGCATGATGCTGCCTTTGATGGCATCTACGCCTGCACCTGCCTTTCCAAAGATCCCGCCTGTACGTGCCGGAAACCCAGTGCTGAAATGCTTCTGCGCGCCGCCCAGGAGCACGATCTCGACTTCAGCCGCAGCTTCATGATTGGCGATGCCGACCGTGATATCGAAATGGGCATGAACGCGGGAGTCTCCGTTACCATCCGCATCGAAAGCGAAAACCCTCACCTCGTTTCAGCGACCCATACACTGCCCGATACACGCGGGCTGAAGGCACTGCTGGAAACTCTCCTTTGA
- the ribD gene encoding bifunctional diaminohydroxyphosphoribosylaminopyrimidine deaminase/5-amino-6-(5-phosphoribosylamino)uracil reductase RibD — protein MPALNPESDLHWMSLALEQARQGIGFTSPNPAVGAVIVADGELIGQGFHRQAGQPHAEIEALKDAHIRAPERIAGSTIYVTLEPCSTQGRTGPCTSAIQAAGITRVVWGAQDPNPSHVGRAQQLLESAGIAVTTGILESECQEILRPFAKWITTGLPYVIAKAGQSLDGRITRPPGEGPWITSEAARAHSQGLRARVDAILVGAETVRQDNPRLTLRNGSLKQQPWRIILSRSGHLPPDANVFTDAYQDRTLVLRDLAFPEVLRDLAARGITSVLIEGGSNVLGQAFAARCVDEVCWYIAPRLCGGGLPVIGGPDWKSSVALENVTLLPIGDNLCLTGRPVWPNIESDHA, from the coding sequence ATGCCCGCCCTGAACCCCGAATCCGACCTCCACTGGATGAGCCTCGCCCTGGAGCAGGCGCGCCAGGGCATCGGCTTCACCAGTCCAAATCCAGCCGTAGGGGCGGTGATCGTGGCCGATGGCGAGCTCATTGGCCAAGGGTTCCATCGTCAAGCAGGGCAGCCCCATGCGGAGATCGAGGCGCTGAAGGATGCCCACATTCGCGCGCCGGAGCGCATCGCGGGCTCCACCATTTATGTCACGTTGGAACCGTGCAGCACGCAGGGTCGCACAGGCCCCTGCACCTCCGCGATTCAGGCCGCAGGCATCACCCGCGTGGTGTGGGGCGCGCAGGACCCGAATCCCAGCCACGTCGGCCGTGCACAGCAGCTTTTAGAAAGCGCAGGTATTGCCGTGACCACTGGCATCCTGGAAAGCGAGTGCCAGGAAATCCTGCGTCCCTTTGCCAAGTGGATCACCACGGGTCTGCCCTACGTCATTGCGAAAGCCGGGCAGAGCCTGGATGGCCGCATCACCCGCCCACCCGGTGAAGGCCCCTGGATCACCAGCGAGGCCGCCCGTGCTCATAGCCAGGGCCTGCGCGCTCGGGTGGATGCGATCCTAGTAGGAGCGGAAACGGTGCGGCAGGACAATCCCCGCCTCACCCTGCGAAACGGCAGCCTCAAGCAGCAGCCCTGGCGCATCATCCTCAGCCGCAGCGGTCACCTGCCCCCTGATGCGAACGTCTTTACCGATGCCTATCAAGACCGCACGCTGGTGCTGCGTGATTTGGCCTTCCCCGAGGTCCTGCGTGATCTCGCCGCCCGTGGCATCACCAGTGTGCTTATTGAGGGCGGTAGCAACGTGCTCGGCCAGGCCTTTGCCGCACGCTGTGTGGATGAGGTATGCTGGTACATCGCCCCGCGTCTCTGTGGTGGCGGGCTGCCGGTCATTGGCGGCCCGGATTGGAAAAGCTCCGTCGCGTTGGAGAACGTTACCCTCTTGCCGATTGGCGATAACCTCTGCCTCACGGGCCGTCCCGTGTGGCCTAACATAGAATCTGATCACGCATGA
- a CDS encoding CehA/McbA family metallohydrolase, whose translation MKKLALLLLTATPTLWGAEVFEANLGREKELPGGKEADGIRGDFVLRNDLVEAVISHNAPNRRANMSTFYGPEGMSPGCLYDLTLRGAANDQLTAYCPAGYGPVSYVRIVEGTPKGESAVEAVTTAASHGGIYKRNEYRVKDGQQGVFITTTLRNETDKPQKVGTKSEMTRFNNKGDTVDGIFWADAVNPAHRCGYAIASLKTEGTKTWGGDIEIAPGQEVVATRFFAVGNSPAQAVGEALAAQGKKVGWVKGRLKSEEGPVTTATVAVPFSKLPVPAYPNDQGEYAFRALAGNLELTVADLGRAEVKVPVKVKAGADSQTETILTAAARIRFEIADEAGVSIPCKAHFEPLDKDAPKLDLGPKERANGCVDQYHSEKGQFTVQLPPGKYRVVVVRGPEYGHLAQEVSVEPNKESVFKGVLKRLVDTTGWISADFHNHSTPSGDNVCDTDGRLINIAAEHLEFTPTTEHNRFFNWEPTIEALGLSPFVKTVKGVEITGSGQHINAFPFEPEDFVQDGGAPAWNKDPRVTALTLRRWQGERTDRWIQFNHPNLTDMFVDRDEDNVVDGGFVGVGALIDGIEAQNGGSTDILYDAPFKLGRSGKSLATKVTQCREFMWRQLLNQGHRLVAVGVADAHAVYGNGVGCWRVYLPSSTDDPAKIDWAELSPKAKGGNMVLTTGPFLQVSTADGKIAGSDLTAAGGVELKVKVQCTDWQDINRVQVLVNSRPDPTLNFTRETHPQMFKDGVVKFDQTLQVPLKEDAHLIVVAMHETMDLKTGYGTSSYASMRPCAYNNPIYVDVDGGGFKANGDNLGFDLPMSNLTVDQAKVLLEKKP comes from the coding sequence ATGAAAAAACTCGCTCTGCTCCTGCTCACCGCCACGCCTACCCTCTGGGGTGCGGAGGTTTTTGAAGCCAATCTCGGGCGTGAAAAGGAACTGCCCGGAGGCAAGGAGGCGGATGGGATTCGTGGGGACTTTGTGCTGCGCAATGATTTGGTGGAGGCCGTGATCTCCCACAACGCACCTAACCGAAGGGCGAACATGAGCACTTTTTATGGTCCCGAGGGTATGTCACCCGGTTGCCTTTATGACCTGACTCTACGGGGGGCGGCGAATGATCAGCTCACCGCCTATTGCCCGGCAGGATACGGCCCCGTGTCCTATGTGCGCATCGTCGAAGGCACGCCGAAAGGCGAATCCGCCGTCGAGGCCGTGACCACGGCTGCGAGTCATGGTGGCATCTACAAACGGAACGAGTATCGCGTGAAGGATGGTCAGCAGGGCGTCTTCATCACCACCACGCTTCGCAATGAGACGGACAAGCCGCAGAAGGTGGGCACTAAGTCTGAAATGACACGGTTTAACAACAAAGGTGACACGGTGGATGGCATCTTTTGGGCGGATGCGGTGAACCCAGCGCATCGCTGCGGGTATGCCATCGCCAGTCTGAAAACGGAGGGTACGAAGACATGGGGCGGCGATATCGAAATCGCCCCAGGTCAGGAAGTGGTGGCCACGCGTTTCTTTGCCGTGGGCAATTCCCCGGCGCAGGCCGTGGGCGAGGCCCTGGCGGCCCAGGGTAAAAAGGTGGGCTGGGTCAAAGGCCGCCTCAAGTCTGAAGAGGGCCCTGTCACGACGGCTACGGTAGCGGTGCCTTTTTCAAAACTGCCCGTGCCTGCGTATCCGAATGACCAGGGTGAGTATGCCTTTCGTGCTCTGGCGGGCAATCTGGAGCTGACCGTCGCCGACCTGGGCCGTGCCGAAGTGAAAGTGCCCGTGAAGGTCAAGGCTGGCGCAGACAGCCAGACGGAAACAATTCTCACTGCCGCTGCACGTATTCGATTTGAAATCGCGGATGAGGCCGGAGTCTCTATCCCATGCAAGGCTCACTTTGAGCCTCTGGACAAGGATGCGCCGAAGCTGGATCTGGGCCCGAAGGAGCGCGCCAACGGCTGTGTGGACCAGTATCACAGCGAGAAAGGCCAATTCACTGTTCAACTGCCTCCCGGCAAGTATCGTGTGGTGGTGGTGCGTGGGCCCGAGTATGGTCATCTGGCGCAAGAGGTCTCGGTAGAGCCTAACAAGGAGTCTGTTTTTAAAGGCGTGCTGAAGCGACTGGTGGATACCACTGGCTGGATCAGCGCGGATTTCCACAATCACAGCACTCCCAGCGGTGACAACGTTTGCGATACGGACGGTCGCCTCATCAACATTGCGGCAGAGCACTTGGAGTTCACGCCCACGACGGAACACAACCGCTTCTTTAATTGGGAGCCGACCATTGAGGCGCTGGGCCTGAGTCCGTTCGTCAAGACGGTGAAAGGGGTGGAAATCACGGGTTCTGGCCAGCACATCAATGCGTTCCCTTTTGAGCCGGAAGACTTCGTTCAAGATGGCGGGGCCCCCGCGTGGAACAAAGATCCGCGAGTTACCGCCTTGACTCTCCGCCGCTGGCAGGGGGAGCGAACCGACCGTTGGATCCAGTTCAATCACCCAAACCTCACTGACATGTTTGTGGACCGGGATGAGGACAACGTGGTGGACGGTGGTTTTGTCGGCGTGGGTGCATTGATTGATGGGATAGAAGCACAGAATGGCGGTAGCACAGACATCCTCTATGATGCGCCATTCAAGCTCGGGCGATCTGGCAAATCCCTGGCCACAAAAGTGACCCAGTGCCGCGAATTCATGTGGCGCCAGCTTTTGAATCAGGGGCACCGACTGGTGGCCGTGGGCGTGGCAGATGCCCACGCGGTGTATGGCAATGGCGTGGGCTGCTGGCGCGTCTACCTGCCTAGCAGCACGGATGATCCCGCCAAGATTGACTGGGCGGAACTGTCCCCGAAAGCGAAGGGTGGCAACATGGTGCTGACCACGGGGCCTTTCCTGCAAGTGAGCACAGCAGATGGCAAGATCGCCGGCAGTGATTTGACAGCCGCAGGTGGCGTGGAACTTAAAGTGAAGGTGCAGTGCACCGACTGGCAAGACATCAACCGCGTGCAGGTGCTGGTGAACAGCCGCCCAGACCCAACGCTGAATTTCACCCGCGAAACTCATCCCCAAATGTTCAAGGATGGCGTGGTCAAATTTGACCAGACCTTGCAAGTGCCGCTGAAGGAGGATGCCCACCTCATCGTCGTCGCCATGCATGAGACCATGGATCTGAAGACAGGCTACGGCACTAGCAGCTACGCCAGCATGCGGCCCTGTGCCTACAACAACCCCATCTATGTGGATGTGGACGGCGGTGGTTTTAAAGCCAATGGCGACAACCTGGGTTTTGACCTGCCGATGTCGAATCTGACGGTGGACCAAGCCAAGGTGCTGCTGGAAAAGAAACCATAA
- a CDS encoding peptidylprolyl isomerase, whose amino-acid sequence MSVSLRHLTCLAALLFSAVPAFSQSSSNGIAAIVNGNVITKSEVRDAVNAQEQMLRMQYQNDPGALQRELSSMRATALDGLIDRELVLAEFKRMGAAIKSQWVDDDVNGIIRESFKGNREAFVKELAESGMTLKKFRDMREKMMIVQAMRGKQAAEQPPATPAEVEAYYKKNVAKWRSGDMIKISTITIAKFSGEASATPASQRKMAEEIHSKLVKGADFATTAKTYSQDSHAEDGGAWDWMPRDQMKPSIANVAFNLKTGGLSGVIDDEAAYIIIACDAIKYGNSKPMNEVRQEIERAISNEKSKVVIDKWMEGLRKKAVIKKNGW is encoded by the coding sequence ATGTCTGTTTCCCTGCGCCATCTTACCTGCCTTGCGGCGCTGCTTTTCTCGGCAGTGCCCGCTTTTTCGCAATCCTCCAGCAATGGCATTGCAGCCATTGTGAACGGAAATGTCATCACCAAGTCCGAAGTGCGGGATGCCGTGAATGCGCAGGAGCAAATGCTGCGCATGCAGTACCAAAACGACCCGGGGGCCCTCCAGCGTGAGCTTTCCAGCATGCGGGCGACCGCCCTGGACGGTCTGATTGACCGGGAGCTGGTCCTCGCAGAATTCAAACGCATGGGTGCCGCCATCAAAAGCCAGTGGGTGGATGATGATGTGAACGGGATCATTCGTGAAAGCTTCAAGGGCAACCGCGAAGCCTTCGTCAAAGAACTGGCGGAGTCTGGCATGACCCTGAAAAAGTTCCGCGACATGCGCGAGAAGATGATGATCGTCCAGGCGATGCGTGGCAAACAGGCCGCCGAACAGCCCCCTGCAACCCCCGCAGAAGTGGAAGCCTACTACAAGAAGAACGTCGCCAAATGGCGCAGTGGGGACATGATCAAGATCAGCACGATCACCATCGCCAAGTTCAGCGGCGAGGCCAGTGCCACCCCGGCCAGCCAGAGAAAGATGGCCGAGGAAATCCATTCCAAACTGGTAAAGGGCGCTGACTTTGCCACCACCGCCAAGACCTATTCCCAGGACAGCCATGCGGAAGACGGAGGCGCCTGGGACTGGATGCCCCGCGACCAGATGAAGCCCTCCATCGCCAACGTGGCCTTCAACCTGAAGACCGGTGGCCTCAGCGGAGTCATTGATGACGAAGCCGCCTACATCATCATCGCCTGCGATGCCATCAAGTACGGCAATTCGAAGCCCATGAACGAAGTGCGGCAGGAGATTGAACGCGCCATCTCCAACGAAAAATCCAAGGTCGTCATTGATAAGTGGATGGAAGGTCTTCGCAAGAAAGCCGTCATCAAGAAGAACGGCTGGTAA
- the rnhA gene encoding ribonuclease HI, translated as MTSVTIYTDGACSGNPGPGGYGVLLQAGTHTKELSEGYRRTTNNRMELMALIKGLELLNRPCTVTLFSDSKYVVDTVQKGWAKSWKARGWVKADKQPAVNADLWDRALKVLEKHKVTIRWVKGHASNAGNNRCDELAVAASKSGGLQADDGYELAKAKPASLL; from the coding sequence ATGACTTCTGTTACCATTTACACCGACGGAGCCTGCAGTGGCAATCCAGGCCCAGGCGGCTATGGGGTGCTGTTGCAAGCTGGCACGCACACCAAGGAACTCTCTGAGGGTTATCGTCGCACAACGAACAATCGCATGGAGTTGATGGCTCTCATCAAGGGACTGGAACTGTTGAATCGCCCCTGCACGGTCACGCTTTTTTCCGATTCCAAATACGTGGTGGATACCGTGCAAAAGGGTTGGGCTAAGAGCTGGAAAGCTCGGGGCTGGGTGAAGGCGGACAAGCAGCCTGCGGTGAATGCCGACCTCTGGGATCGCGCCTTGAAAGTGCTGGAAAAACACAAGGTCACCATCCGTTGGGTGAAAGGCCATGCTTCCAATGCGGGCAACAACCGATGCGACGAACTCGCCGTCGCTGCTTCTAAATCCGGTGGGCTTCAAGCCGATGATGGTTATGAACTGGCGAAGGCGAAACCTGCGTCGTTGCTTTAA
- a CDS encoding GDSL-type esterase/lipase family protein, producing MRFLIFALALGSSVLAFAQNAPRIVLAGDSTVATVTQTKKDRPDLAGWGQMLPEFLPQATVINHARGGASSKSFRSLGLWDKVITEKPDYVLIQFGHNDQPGKGDRTTDPKGDYRDNLRRFIEEVRTAGGQPVLITSVVRRVYEKGKLVSTLWPYVEAVKAVGQEMKVPVIDLHQRSLWFGNQMGEKFCLRYAPSDTDRTHFNKEGARMIARLVAEGLEREVPELREHVQLLPPPPKGLPYEVKLETVTSGYDGKTCWVHPRAGAIPGPTPTVVMTMQKLLLTGSDVFFALNDLHTDDLGKTWSQITQHDETLGRRNLPGDIIVAACDFTPKWHAKSGKLLGTGHTVHYQNDKVMHDQKRGTSYAVYDEKTRTWSPWASLEMPEEAKFFNSGAGCVQRYDLENGDILLPVYFKGEGDRYYSVTVLRCSFDGKTLKCLGQGNDLKLESGRGVYEPSLTRYQGKFYLTLRNDTAAYVTTSTDGLNYGPIQPWQFEDGSDLGNYNTQQHWVTHNKGLYLVYNRKGLHNDHIVRHRAPLVMAQVNPETLKVIRSTEHILVPERGVRLGNFAITEVSENETWVTVAEWMQNTPPNIIIPQENAFGADNSVYAARILWKE from the coding sequence ATGCGTTTTTTGATCTTCGCTCTCGCCTTGGGTTCCAGCGTTTTGGCTTTTGCCCAGAACGCCCCCCGCATCGTCCTGGCAGGTGACTCCACCGTCGCCACGGTCACACAGACCAAGAAGGACCGACCGGACCTAGCAGGCTGGGGGCAGATGCTGCCCGAGTTCTTGCCGCAGGCAACCGTGATCAACCACGCACGTGGTGGAGCCAGCTCCAAAAGCTTTCGCAGCCTGGGCCTGTGGGACAAGGTCATCACAGAAAAGCCTGACTACGTTTTGATCCAATTCGGCCACAATGACCAGCCCGGTAAGGGCGACCGCACCACCGATCCCAAAGGCGACTACCGGGATAATTTGCGTCGCTTCATCGAAGAAGTCCGCACCGCTGGTGGTCAGCCTGTGCTCATTACCTCCGTCGTGCGCCGTGTGTATGAAAAGGGCAAACTGGTTTCCACCCTCTGGCCTTATGTGGAGGCCGTGAAGGCGGTGGGCCAAGAGATGAAAGTGCCCGTCATTGATCTGCATCAGCGCAGCCTTTGGTTTGGCAATCAAATGGGTGAAAAGTTCTGCCTGCGTTATGCCCCCTCCGACACTGATCGCACCCACTTTAACAAAGAAGGCGCGCGCATGATCGCACGCCTTGTGGCCGAAGGTCTAGAGCGTGAAGTTCCTGAGCTGCGCGAGCATGTTCAACTCCTGCCACCACCCCCGAAAGGACTTCCCTATGAGGTGAAACTGGAAACGGTGACCAGCGGTTACGATGGCAAAACCTGCTGGGTGCATCCACGTGCTGGCGCTATCCCAGGCCCCACTCCTACCGTGGTGATGACCATGCAAAAGCTGTTGCTCACTGGCAGCGATGTCTTCTTTGCCCTCAATGATTTACACACAGATGACCTGGGGAAAACCTGGAGCCAGATCACCCAACATGATGAAACGTTAGGCCGCCGAAACCTGCCGGGAGACATCATCGTGGCGGCCTGTGACTTCACTCCGAAGTGGCATGCCAAGTCTGGCAAGCTGCTAGGCACGGGCCATACCGTTCACTATCAAAATGACAAGGTGATGCATGACCAAAAGCGCGGCACCAGCTATGCCGTCTATGATGAAAAGACCCGAACCTGGTCGCCTTGGGCCTCGCTTGAAATGCCCGAGGAGGCCAAGTTTTTCAACTCCGGTGCGGGCTGCGTGCAGCGTTACGATCTTGAAAATGGCGACATCCTCCTGCCCGTTTATTTCAAGGGCGAAGGTGACAGGTATTACAGCGTCACCGTCCTACGTTGCAGCTTCGACGGGAAAACTTTAAAATGCCTCGGCCAAGGCAACGACCTCAAGCTGGAATCAGGCCGGGGTGTGTATGAGCCCTCACTCACCCGCTACCAGGGGAAGTTTTACCTGACCCTGCGCAACGACACCGCCGCCTATGTCACCACCAGCACCGATGGCCTGAACTACGGCCCCATCCAGCCCTGGCAGTTCGAAGACGGCAGTGATCTGGGCAATTACAACACCCAGCAGCACTGGGTCACGCATAACAAGGGATTGTATCTCGTTTACAACCGCAAAGGATTGCACAACGACCACATCGTCCGCCACCGGGCCCCGCTGGTAATGGCCCAGGTCAATCCTGAGACGCTTAAAGTCATTCGCTCCACCGAGCATATCCTGGTGCCCGAGCGCGGCGTGCGCCTGGGCAACTTTGCCATCACCGAAGTCAGTGAAAACGAGACCTGGGTCACCGTGGCCGAGTGGATGCAAAACACGCCCCCAAACATCATCATCCCACAGGAAAATGCTTTTGGTGCCGACAATAGCGTGTATGCGGCTAGGATTCTGTGGAAGGAGTAG
- the tnpA gene encoding IS200/IS605 family transposase codes for MATYTQILYHIVFSTKHRERVLDQPRREELFRFIWGVLKNRQCHLYRIGGVEDHLHMLISLHPSVALSDLVKEVKTASSAWIKGQKVFPAFTYWQEGYGAFTCSLDQKSALIDYIRNQEAHHRQETFRQEYERLLSEVGLSIHERDKEWQWAEEQTG; via the coding sequence GTGGCTACCTACACCCAGATCCTTTACCATATTGTCTTTTCGACCAAACATCGCGAGCGAGTCTTAGACCAACCACGCCGCGAGGAGCTTTTCCGGTTCATCTGGGGTGTGCTGAAAAATCGCCAATGCCATCTCTATCGGATCGGAGGAGTGGAAGATCACCTGCACATGCTGATCAGCCTCCACCCAAGTGTGGCTCTTTCGGATTTGGTCAAAGAAGTCAAAACGGCTTCATCAGCCTGGATCAAGGGCCAGAAGGTATTTCCTGCCTTCACTTATTGGCAAGAAGGTTATGGTGCCTTTACCTGCTCGTTGGACCAGAAGTCGGCCTTGATTGACTACATTCGAAATCAAGAAGCCCATCATCGGCAAGAAACGTTTCGGCAGGAATACGAACGTCTCCTGTCTGAAGTCGGTTTATCCATCCATGAGCGTGACAAAGAATGGCAGTGGGCTGAAGAGCAAACAGGCTGA